A window from Megalops cyprinoides isolate fMegCyp1 chromosome 8, fMegCyp1.pri, whole genome shotgun sequence encodes these proteins:
- the LOC118781699 gene encoding uncharacterized protein LOC118781699: protein MAAEPGKKQPRRDWDGGRNNHNRDFKKALITPLLKKPSTDPSDVTNYRPSAAFDTVNHQTLLSKLSEMGISGTALSWFTSYLTGRSSQVNERISACLADISKWMTSHHLKLNLSKTELLFIPAGPSPLHDLSITVDGTTIPSSQSAKSLGVTLDSNLDFKEYIAHTSRACRFLLHNIRRIRPFLTTYATQLLIQATVLPRLDYCNALLAGLPACTTQPLQLIQNAAARLIFNLPKFSHVTPLLKSLHWLPVAARIRFKTLTLAFSAVNRTAPAYLHELIQPYTPARPLRSAATGRLAPCMVKAGGARSARHRRFTYITPQWWNELPVSLRTASSPQSFRWGLKTHLFRL from the exons acttcaagaaagctctgaTCACACCACTCCTCAAGAAACCATCCACCGATCCAtccgatgttacaaactaccgaccg tctgctgctttcgacacagtcaaccaccagacactattatcaaagctgtctgagatgggcatctctggaactgccctctcttggttcacgtcctacctgactggtagatcct cccaggtcaacgaaagaatctctgcatgcctggctgacatctccaaatggatgacatcccaccacctgaagctgaacctcagtaaaacggaactcctcttcatcccagccggcccttcccccctgcatgacctttccatcaccgtcgatggcaccacaataccatcctctcagtcagcaaagagcttgggcgtcaccctcgacagtaacctggacttcaaggagtacattgctcacacgtcacgggcctgccgattcctcctccacaacatcaggaggattcgtccgttcctaaccacatacgcgacgcagctccttatccaggccacagttctccctcgactggactactgcaacgctctccttgcaggcctcccagcatgcaccacccagcctctccagctcatccagaatgcagctgcccgactgatcttcaaccttcccaaattctcccatgttactcccctgctgaaatccctccactggcttcctgtcgctgccaggatcagattcaagaccctgacccttgccttctctgcagtcaacaggacagcccctgcctacctccatgaactcatccagccctacacaccagcccgacccctgcgctcagcagcaactggacgccttgctccctgcatggtcaaggcaggaggtgctcgttctgccagacatcggcgtttcacctacatcactccccagtggtggaacgaactcccggtctcgctacggacagcttcttcaccccagtccttcagatggggcctgaagacgcacctcttcagactc